Genomic segment of Cyprinus carpio isolate SPL01 chromosome A13, ASM1834038v1, whole genome shotgun sequence:
TGTCTGAACAGCTGTAGGGAATGATAATGAAACCATGGCAACTGGGTCAAAggtattttaaagggatacaccaccccaaaatgaaaattttgtaattaatcacttacccccatgtcgttccaaatccgtaaaagctttgttcatcttcagaatacaatttaagatattttggatgaaaacctggaagcTTGAGACTgtcacatagactgccaagtaaataacaatgtcaaggtccataaaaggtatgaaagtcgtccaACAAAAGTAGACCTGACCCTTCCCATCTGAAGGCCTTTAGACTCCCATGCAGTCAATGAGCACATGGTGGACACACAAAAGAGCTAAAAGACACCTGAGATTTGAGGGCAAATGTTATCCTAGTCTTGCTGTATGTACATTGCATTATAAAGGAAGGTgtatactattttattatatttgtggtCTGTTGATCAGTTACtagctaaatgcaaataatataaaCAGTTACAATTTCTTCacacttgtgaaaaagaagtgttattcaaatcttaaaagtatgtttttgaaaaactgtacttgcagatattTTAGTCCTaaaattaaaggccacttaatTTTACTTCAAGCGAGTACACTTTGTCAATTTGAAAGTTATGAATTTAAAgtacatttggtaacactttacaataaggttctatttgttaacattagttaactacattagttaacataaactaacatgCTCAGttagttaatattatttgatGCATTAAATAGAGTTATCAACTGGAACCTTGTTGTTATGTTACCACAAATACCTAAATTTATaatgattgttttattaaatcttttgtcatgctttaaagttgttcacatacttttgaatgggtgactaacatactaaagcacatgtaaagtacttgattagaattttaactgtagtgtattatatttaaatttttaaaaatgcaaatgtataaaattggaatagaatagaaattacattaaatctTAGTTTACCGGTTGTTAGTATACTTCGACACTACACTTTaactatatttcaaagacaatagatgttaattatgaaattgcataaaGACGTGATTTTTTAAGGAATACTCTTTCTAAAAGTATGCTAAAAATTTACTTCTTTTAAGGGCATGCTACTGACCTACATTCGGATAAACAGAAGTTGTGAGTGGTATGTATGGAATTAGCTACAtactaatttatataattttccaCTGCTAAACTTTTACTGTTCCTGTTTAAGATGTTAGAGTCACATATGTTCTTATTTCAGTGGAAATTGAAACCCTCCATGACAAAATGGTACAACAGGTAGAAAGCGTGGCATTTAGCTGGTAATACGTGACACTGTTCAtcatatcagatatgtaaatGCCCTTTTGAACaataaaagtgaagtgaaaatgtgaaaaaaaacaaaggttgGGGAACAAAGTGAAAGGTCAGAGTCTTACAGGGTTACACAAGCAGGTAGATACATTTCAAACCACACATTAAAGAGGAAATGTGGTTAAACCATTTCCAAAATTCATGTAGGAAACAACTAATCTTGCCTTTAAAATTTACagctaattaaaatttatagtacATGCATTTCTCTTTCCTGTTCAGACCTCTGCTTCTTTCCTGTGAATGAAGCAGACATCTGTCTGATGTTTGAAAGAACAGATGTGCGTCTCAAGCATAATATAAAACCACTCTTTTTGTTTCCATGCAGTCATCATGCGTTCTGTGGTTAGTGATTGTAAGAGAGGGATTCCCTGACTTCATATGACTTCTGCATGATGTCCATATGCTTACAGAGGAACTATTTAAAACAAAGTGCGGCAAAAAAGCATTTCTTCAagggtttaaaatatttaattttaaaacttgatatttaaaactttagtttaatttatttatttttgttaaacctACACAAATCATTTTTGTATACCTACCTAACTGGGCACTAGATCTGGGGTTCTCGTCATGCTTTGCAAGGGGCAAGTGTTATTCAGCAAAGGGAgagaaatgttaatgtttaatgttcagctATGTTTGGAGGAGGTTCTGCACTGTTTTTGAATTTTGTGGTTACCATGCAGAAAAGTGTTGCCAGTGCTGTGGGAACTCAATGAGTAATAGCTATTCTAGTGACAGTACTGATAGTCTTTTCgtgttttttcattatatatgtttattatatataacaagCAGTTGTGTACATCATTATGCACAATGCATATATGTATAATGCAACTGcttgtttaaaaataagaaaatttaaataaaacttcagtaaaataatatttttaaaaaatatattaatataaaaaaaatcccacttaaatcattttgacaaacaaaacaacaagttgATTATACTAAACTAGATAAATTTGGgctaaaccatagactgtataaaaacatggatgtagtgtctgtGACATCATCCGTAGATTCCTGTGGAGAGTTTTTGAAGCGCAAAGTGGGCGGAGGctgccgtcgccatcttggcagcgtgtcaccgcgcgtcactcccggataatcgaaaacgggcaaaaaggcaggagctggttgctgaagccacgcccacctaacGCGTCgacagtgtcagcagcggcaatccacctgtcactcaagtggccatgcccttaattatgcagaactttaaggcttaatttaatttaaacagatgagttgtaaaaaaattcacccccctcacagttgtcctgaagggcaaaattagctatatagaccaaaatcctTTTTTGAACCAGGCAGTAAAcggttttttttctgctgtaaagttgggcattttaacatggggagtctatgggactgactcccttttgcagccagcctcaagtggccagtcgatgaattacagttttagtcacttccttgttggcttcagagagagagcgggaggttgtcTCTTGGGCTAAACCTATTCAATTGGTCCAAATCTGCCCCGCCAATCATCTTCATCCGGCCCGAGTACTAGCTGAACTTATTGTAGGTAGCGTTTTAacgacacagacacacaccttgCAACACGGTCTTAAATGATTTATAAACTCCGAAATGATCATAAATATTTGGGAGAAAAGCGAATGTGTGTCAGATGCACATCATGTGCATCTGCTTTTAAAGAGAAACCTGCTGCAGTCTGTCATTgatgttaatcaaagaaaaaggaaatcactcactgctctgcacgctgattaacttttgtagcttgaataaagatgaatatatatatatagtttatgcaCATACAGTTGGTAGtttgtgtgaatattttttaagttaaattaaaatttgttatatttgttatagCCTATTTTTCAGAGCCTGTTAAATGTTAACAATAATGGCTTTCTGTTATAGTCTAACGTTAAATGGCTATAACTGATGGCTAAAATTGagggaaaatgcatttaatagaaaAATCAGTAGCAGTATTGGTATTAAAAGTACTGGCCTTCATTAATAATAAGCTACTtagtaaaaagatgccattaaacacatATTCAAAATATACTACCTTTATCTAATGTTATCCTTTTATAGATGTTACtgttagtaatattaattaattttactgctgaatatgcttttcaatttcatttctaatgttacagGACCCCACCCCcttgcacccccccccccttcagatttttaattcaataatctGGCCCTCAAATGAAACTAATTGAATAGCCCTGAGTTAAATTCTAAGGACCcaactaaacattatttatttatttatttaaaataaactaaattaaattgtgtgtaaaaacaaaaagaaagttgGAACCATATTTGTggtgtgagcaaaaaaaaaaaaaaaaaaaaaaaaaaagggaagggaAGTGGTACAGTTTAAAAGGGCTCAGAGTGGAACCACCAGAATGTCATTGATCTGTTAACATGTATGCCCTGACTGGACGTCAAAGCCTGGAACTTTTTTTTGCGATTATCCTTCTCTGTTGGGCAGACTGTAAGTTTAAAAGCTTGTTTCTTGCACTGAAATTCAATGATGGCACCACggtaatatttctaatattatctGTTAAATTATACACTTTGATACAAACAGTTATTTAGCTTCAATTCAAGCCTTTTACTTAACCATTGGCAGCCTGCATGTAAGCAATGAATGTGCACATGTGCAGGATTTCCATATAAAGTTTCATTTGTGCTATCTTTGGCAGCCCCTCTCTTCAAGATGATTTGGCTCCCCTTGAAGTAAAGTTCCATTCTTTGGACTTCAGAAATGTCTTACACTGGAAACATCCACAAAAAGCTGTCAAGAACCAGACATATTTTGTTCAGTATAAAATGTAAGCGTGCACAACTTTCTTGTCAAAGAACATAAATTAACTTGCCAATATCGGCAACACCCGAACTGAATCCTTTACGTTTCATATTGGTGACTTCTCTTGATTTCAGATATGGAGACAAAGAGTGGACTAATTCTGAGCACTGTCAGGGCATCCGCTTGCTGGAGTGTGACTTGAGCCAGGCGACGTCAGATCCCAGAGAATGGTACTATGCCAGGGTCCGTTCTTTCTCCTCTGAGGGCTTCTCATCATGGGTCCTGAGCCACAGGTTTTACCCTCAGTGGGAATGTGAGTATCctgcatcattttaattataatttacataatatacatttgtCTACATTTGTAACGATCTTCCATCCACATATGGTTGATTTTGAAAAAGATGTGCCAATCAAAGAGGAAGGAAGATTACACAGAGTGTCTGTGAAGGCATAACagcaaacttttatatatatatttttttcttcctgtggAACTTCTCACCAAATAACTTCCTCCAAATTACAGCCAGTTTCAGCCCACCGCAGATAAAGGTGACCGTGACAGGACGGATCATTTCAGTTCAGATCAGACCTCCGAGGACACCCCTGCGAGGACAGAAAGGCTCTAGGATACGAGTAACAAAACTGCAGAAACTGACATTTAGAATATACCTTATGCACAATGATGTTGAAGAGGTAAGAAAACCCTAgattataaatgtacaaattcagtgtgtatatacagtagtaaaTGTAGGTGAAATTATAGGTTTAAGCAATTTCCACTTAATTTGGCAGTTGTTTTCCAATATGTTTTAGAATAACCGTGGCAGCCCATGACTTAAAATTATGGTAATTATGATAAACTCCTCCAATTCAGTATACTAAACCTTCACCAATCCCATCTTTCCCAAATAGGAAGTTTATGAAACAGACAGTTGCTCCAAGGAGCTTGTGATCGAGGGGCTACGTCCCAAAACCACCTACTGCCTTCAGGCTATGTCCGTTACTCCTCGCTCAGGCCACAAAAGCTTGCGGAGTCCCAGCACCTGCATCAGCACTCACTGAGGGCTTAGTGTCTCCCACAGGTAAGCCTTAGACGTAACACCTGATATGCTTTCTTTAGTAAGGGAAACACCTGAGATCAATGATGGTGTCCGTGACATGTTCCCTCCCAGGCATTGATTGTTGGTAGACAAAGTGAGGACAGGCATGCTACTTGTTATTCGAGACAGAGATTGCACTCTTGAGACACCCTCAGATCAAGTTCCAACCACCCTAGGATAAATTAGACTGTCTACTTTGCTAAGAGTTTCAGTTCCGAGAATTTTGAGTGTGCTCTTCTTCCACTTACTAGACGCACGTGTATTTTTAGAGTATTCATAATATTTCTGGTTTTGATtataacatttctgttttatcTGCCTGCAGGGTGTGGCTGCTTCTGGATCTTTGTTCAACatgaaaattacacacttcatagTGGAATGTCTGCAATTTTTCACCAAGGTCATGTTTACTGTAAAACCGACTATAAGCCTGGCTTTGCTTTGAGATtacattaaagctgaagtgtgtaatttctgcactgCTAGCACCATCAGCAATAACAATGACTGTTTACATACAGGTTTCCTGAACCCTCTTATCTTTCATTGGATGGACAAAGAGATAGTGCTACCCTTTAATCACACCACTGGTTTGAGCCAACAGCAGtggaaagtgtttttgtgtgtgtgtgtgtgtttctcaggaaAATCAACTAATGGCTTACTTGAAGATATTTAGTATTAAGTTAggttttttcaattaaaatgcatgcacacttcagctttaaggcTAATGAATGatggaaataaaaacatgaactaATAGTCGCCTTTAGGGCTGAGAACTGAACACAAAACAGAAGTAGTTGAATATTATGATACACAGTGTTGAAACGCAACAAATGAATTgcttaactaaataaattataaaagaaatgcTTAAATGTTGTATAAAGTATTTATTGGTCACTTgtgtacagtaaaaatagtagAATTTGATATAAAGGAGATGATTCTGGGCTCAGCCCTTTTTTCTTTGAGCCCTCCTGGAGCAAATAACCAGTCCACATCTGAACAGAACAGCTTTTAACATAAATCTAAACTGGTCACATGGGTAAAACCTGGGATAAAACAGAGCTCAATACAGCAGACACTAATAAGCAAACCAGTAAAACTATTAGCAGTGCATTGTGTACCATGTAACaatctttcaaaatcatttcacAATCCAAGACTTCAACTTTGGTGAAAACATAAATCATCTGTTGCTTTCTCTAAAGCTTTTCTGTCATTCACACATCTGTGTCCTTCACGTTTCGGAATCGGTCcaaataaaactgctttaaaaaaaacagtctgaTCTCTGCAGTTCTCCCATAATAAGAGACATGATTGTGCTTAGACAAGAACACCAGATGAATTCTTCAAAAACAGGCATCATATTATTGTTACTTCATCTAGTATTGATCATTGCAAGACATAAAAAGGAAGCACCACAATGTCTCTCCAAGCCCTTTGTTCTTATGAATCCTAATGTGCAGTTGCATATCTAAACTAACAGTAATCATTATGTCTTAATACAATAACAGCATAAATGTAATGAGCAATCATCAATACATGACTCAAAAATTACAGTGCTACAAAACATTGTTTGTTCTTCCTTCAAAACATCACCACATAACGGGTGATTTTGAACAGGAATCAGTGGGAAATCCTGTGATCATTTCTGAACAGACAATACATTTATCCTgataattacagtaaataattcTAGTCCTTACTATAATAAGCTTTTCAATACTGAGTTGTTTCTCAAACACATCTTTTCCAACAAACTAAGAGTACAGTACTCTTCCATTGGACACCCTACAACCACAAAATGTTTCAATTTGTTCAAATAATCGTTCTGAATCTCAATCTCCACATCTTGAAGATACAAAATAACAACTTAAGTGATACAAAGAGACAAAACGGAAATGCAAGATACTGAAGTTCACATTAGACAATGAACAAGCTAATAAATTAGTCTTTTACACAGGGTAATGATTAAGAAAACAgtttgaatatatagaatgacagctaaaaaaaagcatttgggtTTGCAGAAACACTTTAAATCACTTACACACAGTTCAAGCTGAAGTATGGAAAGTAAGGAAAAGGTACACCAAATCTTGATTTCACGTCATATAaatcaattataattttaaactttctgttttgAAGTTTTAGAGAAACTACAGCAGCGTAAATCTCAAAAACAAGCTACTCAGACGGTAACAGTTTTTAAGTAGCATCCTTGTGCTTAAATCTattagttaaattcattttgtagGGTTTGTATAGACTGGAATGATTTGTGAAATAATTGCAATATTGATAGACACTAACAATATAGCTAATTCATTTATCACTATTTGGCAGCATAATGAACTATATATAGCTTCTCATTTGGGTTATGAAACCTAAAAAGCTAAAGGCATGTGTTCACTTCTAAAAGACATAATTAGATAAAATGCATCTGACTTAAAGCTATAAAAGGAGAGAGTCCATGAGGTGGCTATCCAATATAACTTTAGGAAAAAACAATGTTCcaaaaaaaatgatcagaaagaaCTAATGCTGACCACCAGGAATCAATTTCAAACAGGTCACAAAAGACAAAACcctgaaaatgtaatgtattagTACAGGAAAAATAATGAGCTATGTAGGGAACTTGAAAGCGCTGTTTGAGCAAGCAAACACAAGTTCTGTTAGCTACATTAGCTAAGCCACTTCATCTgtacaactattattatttatataaacactgtGGGCCCTGTTTATGCCTTTCATGTGACAttacatgatatgaaatcaaatgacaaaaatgcctGAACA
This window contains:
- the LOC109071997 gene encoding interleukin-22 receptor subunit alpha-2-like, which translates into the protein MYALTGRQSLELFFAIILLCWADCSPSLQDDLAPLEVKFHSLDFRNVLHWKHPQKAVKNQTYFVQYKIYGDKEWTNSEHCQGIRLLECDLSQATSDPREWYYARVRSFSSEGFSSWVLSHRFYPQWESSFSPPQIKVTVTGRIISVQIRPPRTPLRGQKGSRIRVTKLQKLTFRIYLMHNDVEEEVYETDSCSKELVIEGLRPKTTYCLQAMSVTPRSGHKSLRSPSTCISTH